Proteins from a single region of Corylus avellana chromosome ca11, CavTom2PMs-1.0:
- the LOC132166797 gene encoding myosin-6-like: MEEAKTQIKKLQFALQEMQLQLKENKEMFEKEREDAKRAAERLTSEKEMLMADMEEDKTQIKKLQLALQEMQLQLKENKAMFEKEREDEKRAAERLTSEKEMLMVKFSSVEMKIDETEKKYEANKISEQRLLKHTSEEIIQIKTVIWRLESENKLLRQQVLLILTPVEEISEHPPTPATKENVDALVSCVTKNIGFSHGTPVAALMIYKCLLNWKSFEAERTSVFDRLIHMIGSAIEDQDNNNHMSYWLSNTSTLLILLQRYLKGAGVSGATPHRKPPPPTSLLGRMTMGFHSSHSSPNLPVASRDVVCQVEANYPALLFKQQLTALVEKIYATIRDNLKKELASLLYLCIQEPRKTKGILRSGQSFGKDSPATHWQSIIERLNILLNTLKETFVPPILVQKIFTQTFSYINLQLFNSLLLRRECCTFSNGEYLKAGLAELELWYCQAKEQYAGSSWDELKRLRQAVGFLVIHQKDRMSWDEITNDHCPILSVQQLYRLSTLFWDENNTERVSPDVISSMRLLMTEDSNNAPSNSFLLEDDSSIPFSVDDLSTSLHEKDFSDVKPAD; this comes from the exons ATGGAAGAAGctaaaacacaaataaaaaaactacagTTTGCTTTGCAAGAGATGCAGCTTCAGcttaaggaaaataaagaaatgtttGAGAAGGAACGTGAGGATGCAAAAAGGGCAGCAGAAAGGCTTACCAGTGAAAAAGAAATGCTCATG GCTGACATGGAAGAAgataaaacacaaataaaaaaactacagcttGCTTTGCAAGAGATGCAGCTTCAGCTTAAGGAAAATAAAGCAATGTTTGAGAAGGAGCGTGAGGATGAAAAAAGGGCAGCAGAAAGGCTTACCAGTGAAAAAGAAATGCTCATG GTCAAGTTTAGTTCAGTGGAAATGAAAATCGATGAAACAGAGAAAAAATATGAGGCAAACAAAATTAGCGAACAGAGGTTGTTGAAGCACACTTCGGAGgaaataattcaaataaagactgtCATTTGGAG ACTTGAGTCTGAAAACAAACTTCTTCGGCAGCAAGTCTTGCTAATACTAACACCCGTAGAAGAGATATCAGAACATCCACCGACTCCTGCAACCAAG GAGAATGTTGATGCTCTTGTTAGTTGTGTTACAAAAAACATTGGATTCAGCCACGGGACACCTGTTGCGGCACTTATGATCTACAAGTGTCTTCTCAACTGGAAATCTTTTGAAGCTGAAAGGACTAGTGTATTTGATCGGCTCATCCATATGATTGGCTCTGCCATCGAG GATCAAGATAACAATAATCACATGTCTTATTGGTTATCAAATACATCTACTTTATTAATCTTGCTGCAAAGATATCTGAAAGGTGCTGGTGTGAGTGGTGCAACTCCACATCGAAAACCACCCCCTCCAACATCCCTCTTGGGGAGGATGACCATG GGGTTTCACTCATCCCATTCTTCGCCCAATCTTCCTGTCGCCTCACGTGATGTAGTATGCCAAGTAGAGGCTAACTACCCAGCTTTGCTTTTCAAGCAGCAGCTCACAGCCCTTGTGGAGAAGATATATGCAACCATTCGAGACAACTTGAAGAAGGAGTTGGCATCTTTGCTTTACTTATGTATCCAG GAGccaagaaaaacaaagggaaTACTAAGATCTGGGCAGTCCTTTGGGAAAGATTCTCCAGCTACTCATTGGCAGAGCATTATTGAACGCCTCAACATTCTCCTCAATACACTGAAAGAAACTTTT GTGCCTCCAATTCTTGTTCAGAAGATCTTCACTCAAACTTTCTCATATATAAACTTACAACTCTTTAATAG CCTTCTTCTGCGTCGCGAGTGTTGTACATTCAGCAATGGGGAATATTTGAAAGCTGGGTTAGCTGAGTTGGAGCTATGGTACTGCCAAGCGAAAGAAcag TATGCAGGCTCCTCATGGGATGAACTTAAGCGCTTAAGACAGGCAGTTGGGTTCTTG GTCATACATCAAAAAGATAGAATGTCCTGGGATGAAATCACCAATGACCACTGCCCT ATCCTAAGTGTTCAGCAGCTGTATAGATTAAGTACCTTGTTTTGGGATGAAAATAATACGGAACGTGTGTCACCAGAT GTCATTTCCAGCATGAGGTTACTTATGACGGAGGACTCTAACAATGCTCCGAGCAATTCCTTTCTGTTGGAGGACGATTCCAG CATACCCTTCTCGGTTGACGACCTCTCTACTTCTCTGCATGAGAAGGATTTCTCCGATGTCAAACCAGCAGATTAA